A window of uncultured Litoreibacter sp. contains these coding sequences:
- a CDS encoding TRAP transporter substrate-binding protein encodes MSFVKTAAASVAAAAIAATAALADGHATTKLRIQTHYAPETTSGKLLTEWKDNVEAMSGGDIAIEMFYSSSVVKSVETFDAAATGILDCDATGGGYQTGKNPAFQFVGDIMGGYATPAQQLSWLYYGGGREAAQALYNQYDMQLVGWIVYGQESFASTKPIAGLSDLKDWKFRSPPGMETKIFEKLGAKPIVMDFTEIFTALETGIIDGADASGLANNVGLGLYDIAKYANFPGFHSMPSDHIACNKAVWDAMPENHRLIMETAISDIALKSALIFEKENAEAAAALAEQGVTISQWSAEDLQEFRNAAQATWPEFATTPEAKALVASHVAYLKQLGLVQE; translated from the coding sequence ATGAGTTTCGTTAAAACCGCTGCGGCATCCGTCGCAGCAGCAGCTATTGCTGCAACTGCCGCACTTGCAGATGGCCACGCCACAACCAAGTTGCGCATTCAAACACACTACGCGCCTGAGACAACATCCGGCAAATTGCTGACCGAATGGAAAGACAACGTAGAAGCTATGTCTGGCGGCGATATCGCTATTGAGATGTTCTACTCCTCCTCCGTTGTGAAATCGGTTGAGACATTTGACGCCGCTGCGACAGGCATTCTGGATTGCGACGCGACAGGCGGCGGCTACCAAACTGGTAAAAACCCTGCGTTCCAATTCGTTGGGGACATCATGGGCGGCTACGCGACACCTGCGCAGCAGCTGTCTTGGCTCTACTACGGCGGCGGTCGCGAAGCGGCGCAAGCGCTGTACAACCAATATGACATGCAGCTGGTTGGCTGGATTGTTTACGGCCAGGAATCCTTCGCATCGACCAAGCCAATCGCGGGCCTGTCCGACCTGAAAGACTGGAAATTCCGTTCGCCTCCGGGCATGGAAACCAAGATCTTCGAAAAGCTGGGCGCAAAGCCGATCGTTATGGATTTCACCGAAATCTTTACCGCGCTTGAAACCGGCATCATCGACGGTGCTGACGCATCCGGTCTGGCCAACAATGTGGGTCTGGGTTTGTACGACATCGCGAAATACGCAAACTTCCCAGGCTTCCACTCGATGCCATCTGACCACATTGCTTGTAACAAAGCAGTTTGGGACGCAATGCCAGAGAACCACCGCCTGATCATGGAAACTGCAATCTCCGACATCGCGCTGAAATCCGCGTTGATCTTCGAAAAAGAGAACGCAGAAGCGGCGGCAGCTTTGGCTGAACAGGGCGTAACCATTTCGCAGTGGTCCGCTGAAGACCTGCAAGAGTTCCGCAACGCCGCTCAAGCCACATGGCCTGAGTTCGCGACAACCCCAGAGGCGAAAGCTCTGGTGGCAAGCCACGTTGCGTACCTGAAACAGCTGGGCCTCGTACAAGAGTAA
- a CDS encoding TRAP transporter small permease subunit, whose protein sequence is MEQKSGSLIEWLMPLAFILCAAWVTWHMPAFILDWGGDGQQLSEQYKRLDVAPGMPVVMGQYIDIIDILALLALPVLGYFGIKTVRRAAMEYESWGPLDRVSVFIGRVTMLLVVLLTCVMLYEVFVRYVLNAGTLWANELSLWLAGFVFLCAGLYAMQQRSHIRIFLIYDMFPRWLQRVCDCVSTLLIVTFAGFLVYGGYGEAFAKFGRWETFGTAFDPPIPATIKPTVLIVVTLVAIQSVINLISDWNNEPVVHSAADDIDEDEIERLKKAVGAD, encoded by the coding sequence ATGGAACAGAAATCAGGATCGCTCATAGAGTGGTTGATGCCCTTGGCATTCATCCTCTGCGCGGCTTGGGTCACGTGGCACATGCCTGCCTTCATTCTCGATTGGGGCGGCGACGGCCAGCAGCTCTCGGAACAGTACAAGCGACTGGACGTGGCTCCGGGTATGCCGGTGGTGATGGGGCAGTATATCGACATCATCGATATCTTGGCGCTACTCGCCCTACCGGTGCTGGGCTATTTCGGGATCAAGACCGTGCGCCGTGCGGCGATGGAATATGAAAGCTGGGGGCCGCTTGACCGGGTGTCGGTGTTTATTGGCCGGGTCACCATGTTGTTGGTGGTGCTGCTGACCTGCGTAATGCTGTATGAGGTATTTGTGCGCTACGTGCTGAATGCAGGCACGCTTTGGGCCAACGAGTTGTCGCTGTGGCTGGCTGGCTTCGTGTTCCTGTGCGCCGGGCTTTACGCCATGCAGCAGCGTAGCCACATCCGCATCTTCCTGATCTACGACATGTTCCCGCGCTGGTTGCAGCGGGTGTGCGACTGTGTCTCGACCTTGTTGATCGTCACCTTCGCGGGCTTTCTGGTCTACGGCGGCTACGGCGAGGCCTTCGCCAAGTTTGGCCGCTGGGAGACGTTTGGCACCGCTTTTGACCCACCGATCCCGGCGACGATCAAGCCGACGGTGCTGATCGTGGTGACGCTGGTGGCGATCCAGTCGGTGATCAACCTGATCTCGGATTGGAACAACGAGCCGGTGGTGCACAGCGCTGCCGACGACATTGACGAAGACGAAATTGAGCGGCTGAAAAAAGCCGTGGGGGCCGACTAA
- the denD gene encoding D-erythronate dehydrogenase, with translation MTKVLILGGGGMVGQKLAHRLNVDGLNGRPCDITLHDIAFPTQGGAKGARRLGNLADAGQMEVLAAEKFDVIFHLASIVSGEAETDFEKGWQVNMFPTWRLLEGLRAEHEADPSYVPRMVFTSSIAVFGGPYPDKISDTFLSAPQTSYGAQKSICETMISDFSRKGFIDGMSIRLPTICVRPGKANLAASSFFSGIIREPLNGMEALLPVPDTVRHWHASPRAAARFLTHAATLDTARLEGRRALNLPGVSCTVAEQIEALRQAAGNDVVRLIKPEPNGAIMKIVQGWPRNFDPQRAISLGFEAEKNFGEIIQVYLEDDLKR, from the coding sequence ATGACCAAAGTCTTGATCCTTGGCGGCGGCGGCATGGTGGGCCAAAAATTGGCGCATCGATTGAATGTGGACGGATTGAACGGCCGGCCATGCGACATCACGCTGCATGACATTGCGTTTCCAACGCAAGGCGGCGCCAAAGGTGCCCGGCGCCTGGGAAATCTGGCAGATGCCGGGCAGATGGAGGTGCTGGCGGCAGAGAAGTTTGATGTGATCTTTCATCTCGCCTCGATCGTGTCGGGCGAAGCGGAAACCGACTTTGAAAAGGGCTGGCAGGTCAACATGTTCCCGACCTGGCGGCTGCTTGAAGGGTTGCGGGCCGAGCATGAGGCCGACCCCAGCTACGTGCCGCGTATGGTCTTCACCTCGTCCATAGCGGTGTTTGGCGGGCCATACCCCGACAAGATCAGCGACACGTTCCTGTCGGCCCCGCAGACCAGCTACGGCGCGCAGAAATCCATTTGCGAGACGATGATCTCTGACTTCTCGCGCAAAGGGTTCATTGACGGGATGTCGATCCGGTTGCCCACGATTTGCGTGCGGCCCGGCAAAGCAAATCTCGCGGCATCCTCGTTCTTCTCAGGCATTATCCGCGAGCCTTTGAACGGGATGGAGGCGCTGCTTCCGGTCCCGGACACGGTCCGTCATTGGCATGCCAGCCCCAGAGCGGCGGCGAGGTTTTTGACCCACGCGGCAACGCTGGACACAGCGCGGCTAGAAGGGCGGCGGGCTTTGAATCTGCCCGGCGTGAGTTGCACCGTAGCGGAACAAATCGAGGCTTTGAGGCAGGCTGCGGGCAATGACGTTGTGCGGCTGATCAAGCCGGAGCCCAATGGAGCCATTATGAAAATCGTTCAGGGCTGGCCGCGCAACTTTGACCCACAGAGGGCGATATCTTTGGGCTTCGAGGCGGAGAAGAATTTTGGAGAGATAATTCAGGTCTATCTGGAGGATGACCTGAAGAGGTGA
- a CDS encoding UxaA family hydrolase produces MKDYIRLDADDNVVTATRALEVGVEVADGKRTTALIPSGHKVAIRAIPKGDQIRKYAQMIGVASDHIAPGEHVHVHNCDFVATDQDYEFGTDMREVVPASGDTFLGYRRENGAVGTRNYIAIVTSVNCSATAARRIADYFTPERLADYPNVDGVCAFVHGTGCGMADSGDGFEALQRVMWGYAKHPNHAGVLMVGLGCEMNQIDWLLEAYGLKASDTFQVMNIQGVAGLQRTIEMGISKIEAMLPIANEAVREECPVSELKVALQCGGSDAWSGVTANPALGYACDLLAAQGGTGVLAETPEIYGAEHLLTRRAVSRAEGERLIGLIDWWKDYTERNRGSMDNNPSPGNKKGGLTTILEKSLGAAAKGGTSPLTGVYKYAEPVTAKGFTFMDSPGYDPASVTGQIAGGCNVVVFTTGRGSAFGSKPAPTIKVATNTEMYQRMTDDMDVNAGDMLSGGVTLEEKGREIYELILKVASGEVSKSEAQGLGDYEFVPWQIGAVM; encoded by the coding sequence ATGAAAGACTATATCCGCCTTGATGCCGACGACAATGTCGTGACGGCCACCCGCGCTTTGGAGGTCGGGGTTGAGGTCGCCGATGGGAAGCGGACCACAGCGTTGATCCCATCCGGCCATAAGGTGGCAATTCGCGCGATCCCGAAAGGCGACCAAATCCGCAAATACGCGCAGATGATCGGGGTGGCGTCGGACCACATTGCGCCGGGTGAGCACGTGCATGTGCACAATTGCGACTTCGTGGCGACGGATCAGGACTATGAGTTCGGGACGGATATGAGGGAGGTTGTTCCTGCATCTGGTGATACTTTTTTGGGGTATCGGCGAGAGAACGGCGCGGTCGGGACGCGGAACTACATTGCGATTGTGACGAGCGTGAATTGTTCTGCCACTGCGGCACGCCGGATTGCGGATTACTTCACCCCTGAGCGTCTGGCGGATTATCCCAATGTGGATGGGGTCTGCGCCTTTGTTCATGGCACCGGATGCGGCATGGCTGATAGCGGCGACGGGTTTGAGGCCCTGCAACGCGTGATGTGGGGTTATGCCAAACACCCCAACCATGCGGGCGTTTTGATGGTTGGTCTGGGATGCGAAATGAACCAGATCGACTGGCTGCTGGAGGCCTACGGGCTAAAGGCGTCAGACACGTTTCAGGTGATGAACATTCAGGGCGTGGCCGGGTTGCAGCGCACCATTGAGATGGGGATTTCGAAGATTGAGGCGATGTTGCCGATTGCCAATGAGGCGGTGCGGGAGGAATGCCCCGTGTCGGAACTGAAGGTGGCGTTGCAATGCGGCGGCTCTGACGCGTGGTCGGGCGTGACGGCGAACCCGGCACTTGGGTATGCGTGCGATTTGCTGGCGGCGCAGGGCGGCACGGGGGTGTTGGCAGAGACGCCGGAGATTTACGGCGCCGAGCATTTGTTGACGCGGCGGGCGGTCTCGAGGGCCGAAGGGGAGCGGCTGATTGGGCTGATTGATTGGTGGAAGGATTACACTGAGCGTAACCGCGGCTCGATGGATAACAACCCCTCGCCGGGAAACAAGAAGGGTGGGTTGACCACCATTTTGGAGAAATCGCTGGGGGCGGCGGCGAAAGGGGGGACGTCTCCGTTGACCGGCGTTTATAAATACGCGGAGCCGGTGACGGCGAAAGGGTTCACGTTCATGGACTCGCCGGGCTACGACCCCGCTTCGGTCACAGGCCAGATCGCGGGGGGCTGCAATGTGGTGGTGTTCACGACGGGCCGCGGCTCGGCCTTCGGGTCCAAGCCCGCGCCGACAATCAAGGTGGCGACCAACACCGAGATGTACCAGCGCATGACCGACGACATGGACGTCAACGCGGGCGACATGTTGTCGGGCGGCGTGACGTTGGAGGAGAAGGGGCGCGAGATTTATGAGCTGATCCTGAAGGTGGCCTCGGGTGAAGTGTCGAAGTCGGAGGCGCAAGGCCTTGGCGACTACGAATTCGTGCCGTGGCAGATCGGGGCGGTGATGTGA
- a CDS encoding phytanoyl-CoA dioxygenase family protein, protein MLTNDQIARFNRDGYLVVEDLLTDKLPALKAEYAALLDRLCAEWGIEGDSFEEKLIAAYRAGHDWHQPMDISLPGDRIYADTPFHIGPAVFDFMTAPALLDVVESLIGPELVSNPIQHVRIKPPAVDLHRDEVRAHITATDWHQDRAVGLEEADETDMITCWVAVTDATVENGCLQVQPFNGPQEILPHCPKQQTAIADAFVNEEGAVPLPVKAGGMVLFHPLVPHSSLVNTTDGIRWSFDLRFNKLGQPTGRAHFPDFVARSKAAPETEMRDWRQYKTMWEDARARLAAQPHIDIHRWQSDAPYCA, encoded by the coding sequence ATGCTCACCAACGACCAGATCGCCCGGTTCAACCGAGACGGCTATCTGGTCGTAGAGGATTTGCTGACCGACAAGCTGCCCGCCCTGAAAGCGGAATATGCAGCGCTGCTGGACCGGTTATGTGCGGAATGGGGGATTGAGGGCGACAGCTTTGAGGAGAAGCTGATTGCGGCGTACCGCGCCGGGCATGATTGGCATCAGCCGATGGATATCTCGCTGCCGGGGGATCGCATCTATGCCGATACCCCGTTTCATATTGGCCCTGCCGTTTTCGACTTCATGACCGCGCCTGCATTGCTGGATGTGGTGGAAAGCCTGATTGGGCCTGAATTGGTGTCGAACCCCATTCAGCATGTGCGGATCAAACCTCCGGCGGTGGACCTGCATCGTGACGAGGTGCGGGCGCATATCACGGCCACCGATTGGCATCAGGACCGCGCCGTTGGGCTGGAAGAGGCGGATGAGACCGACATGATCACCTGTTGGGTCGCCGTGACGGATGCGACGGTGGAGAACGGGTGTTTGCAAGTGCAGCCTTTCAACGGCCCGCAAGAGATATTGCCGCATTGTCCAAAGCAACAGACAGCGATTGCGGATGCGTTTGTCAATGAAGAGGGGGCCGTGCCTTTGCCCGTGAAAGCGGGGGGCATGGTGCTGTTTCACCCGCTGGTGCCGCATTCATCCTTAGTCAACACAACCGACGGCATCCGCTGGTCTTTCGACTTGCGATTCAACAAATTGGGCCAGCCTACGGGGCGGGCGCATTTCCCGGATTTTGTGGCGCGGTCCAAGGCTGCGCCCGAGACTGAGATGCGCGATTGGCGGCAGTACAAAACCATGTGGGAGGACGCCCGCGCGAGGCTTGCGGCGCAACCACATATCGATATTCACAGATGGCAATCAGACGCGCCCTATTGCGCGTAA
- a CDS encoding GntR family transcriptional regulator, which translates to MLKQKLSTPQIYDDLHMQLVTAQIPQGQKMRSERLREDYDCSANTIREVLFRLASEGLVIFEDQRGFRARPTDPERLHYLAKFRIMLEQEGATASIQHGGLEWEAQLAASHHKLSHIERKLTDTPLSGNTLKLWSLAELEFHDTLLSACDSPFLRSSYRRTYDQFRQQKIMQPKYGYHPENIAEHHAIVTAALDRDAHACRVAIYEHMKRNLRDGGASGVLHPDAARAG; encoded by the coding sequence ATGCTGAAACAAAAGCTGTCCACGCCGCAGATATACGATGATCTGCATATGCAATTGGTCACGGCGCAAATCCCACAAGGTCAGAAAATGCGCTCCGAGCGGCTGCGCGAAGATTATGATTGCTCGGCCAACACGATACGGGAAGTGCTTTTTCGTCTGGCCTCCGAAGGGTTGGTCATCTTTGAAGACCAGCGCGGTTTCCGTGCCCGCCCCACCGACCCAGAGCGCCTGCATTACCTCGCCAAATTTCGGATCATGCTGGAACAGGAGGGTGCGACCGCCTCGATCCAACATGGCGGGCTGGAATGGGAGGCACAGCTTGCCGCCTCCCATCACAAACTCAGCCATATCGAGCGTAAGCTCACCGATACCCCGCTCAGCGGAAACACCCTCAAGCTGTGGTCACTGGCCGAGTTGGAGTTTCACGACACGCTACTGTCGGCCTGTGATTCCCCTTTCCTGCGCTCCAGCTACCGGCGGACCTATGACCAGTTCCGCCAGCAAAAGATCATGCAGCCCAAATACGGCTACCATCCCGAAAATATAGCCGAGCACCATGCAATCGTGACAGCCGCGCTCGACCGCGACGCCCATGCCTGCCGCGTCGCGATTTACGAGCATATGAAACGTAACCTGCGCGACGGAGGGGCCAGCGGCGTGCTGCACCCGGACGCAGCACGCGCTGGTTAG
- a CDS encoding mandelate racemase/muconate lactonizing enzyme family protein — MKITRITSHVLQYDMPEPLGYSQQYYDKRTAHLVEVETDEGVTGWGECFGPGAIALANKGIVEGVIAPMVVGMDPLDRDVIWHKVYNLMRDHGQKGMPMQSLSGVDIALWDIAGKAAGMPLHKLIGGAHRADVPVYGYGMMLRPEHSADDLVALFKDEAAAIRDAGFVATKMKTGLGPRDDVRLCEAVRDGVGPEFKFMVDANHCYTTSDAFYVGRALDEMEAYWFEEPVAPEDHDGYRELRSGLQVNISGGEAEFGRWGWRAILENRGLDIAQPEVCALGGVSEYLRVLALCHAHFTPVINHVWGSAIAVATNLQLLAAMPPMPGGLHPWEPMLEFDTTDNKFRDNLLAEPLDIQGQVKANGGRVAIPQGHGIGVEPDRDFINHYAVAA; from the coding sequence ATGAAAATCACCCGCATCACCAGCCATGTATTGCAATACGACATGCCCGAACCGCTTGGGTATTCGCAGCAATATTATGACAAGCGCACCGCGCATCTGGTGGAGGTGGAGACCGACGAAGGCGTCACCGGATGGGGCGAATGTTTTGGGCCGGGCGCCATTGCGCTGGCCAATAAGGGGATCGTCGAGGGAGTGATTGCCCCCATGGTCGTGGGCATGGACCCGCTGGACCGCGACGTGATCTGGCACAAAGTTTACAACCTGATGCGCGACCACGGCCAGAAGGGGATGCCGATGCAATCCCTGTCCGGCGTCGATATCGCGCTGTGGGATATTGCCGGCAAAGCCGCGGGCATGCCATTGCACAAACTGATCGGCGGGGCGCATCGGGCGGACGTGCCGGTTTACGGCTACGGCATGATGCTGCGGCCTGAGCACAGCGCTGACGATCTGGTGGCACTGTTCAAGGACGAGGCCGCCGCGATCCGTGACGCTGGCTTCGTTGCCACCAAGATGAAAACCGGGCTGGGCCCGCGTGACGACGTGCGGCTGTGCGAGGCCGTGCGTGACGGGGTGGGGCCGGAGTTCAAATTCATGGTGGATGCCAACCACTGCTACACCACATCGGACGCCTTCTACGTTGGCCGCGCCTTAGACGAGATGGAGGCTTACTGGTTCGAAGAACCGGTGGCCCCTGAGGACCACGACGGCTACCGCGAATTGCGGTCGGGGCTGCAGGTGAACATTTCCGGCGGGGAGGCCGAATTTGGTCGCTGGGGATGGCGCGCCATTTTGGAAAACCGAGGCTTGGACATTGCGCAACCCGAGGTGTGTGCCTTGGGCGGCGTCAGCGAGTATTTGCGGGTGCTGGCACTGTGCCACGCGCATTTCACGCCGGTGATCAACCACGTCTGGGGATCGGCCATTGCCGTGGCCACCAACCTGCAATTGCTGGCGGCCATGCCGCCGATGCCCGGCGGCCTGCACCCGTGGGAGCCGATGCTGGAATTCGATACCACCGACAATAAATTCCGCGACAACCTGCTGGCTGAACCTTTGGACATTCAGGGGCAGGTCAAAGCCAACGGGGGGCGGGTGGCTATCCCGCAGGGACATGGGATCGGCGTTGAGCCGGACCGCGACTTTATCAATCACTACGCCGTGGCCGCGTAA
- a CDS encoding TRAP transporter large permease subunit — MDIGTISLVLLLGLLVLLAIGMPLGFASAILAVLVLVMKFEPQLLTAPWTFGDGILTGRPGSGPLNILAQKIYGLLTDYVLISIPLFIFMAALLERSGIAKDMYSSLNIWLNRTRGGIAVVTSIMAVIMAAMSGIIGGEVVLLGLIALPQMLRLGYNQNLAIGTICASGSLGTMIPPSIVLIIYGLITETSIKALFTASFLPGFMLASFFIIYILVRTRLRPEDAPLPEPVPGEPEGLEKWLLFLGFLCVVVVGAWSFFTARVLFFEFSGQNASNTGDAIRFGTMNYLPWFLGTIAAALALIFFVVGVERTKKGWSMGKGLVPPIIIIGVVLGSIYMGITGITEAAGMGAFAVLVMAALRGEASWDLLWDSLMRTLKSTGTIIWVTIGAAALAGAYTIAGGPVFVADLVVGLDVPTMGIILVMMVILLFMGAFMDWVGIVLLIIPVFLPIVLRLPIDEIGFFGQLEPKHVAIWFGVVFCMNMQVSFLSPPFGPAAFYLKSVAPPHISLTDIFKGFLPFIGIQICALSVLLIWPPIVALLLP, encoded by the coding sequence ATGGATATCGGAACAATCTCACTGGTCCTGCTTTTGGGCCTTTTGGTGCTACTGGCCATCGGCATGCCGCTGGGCTTTGCATCGGCCATTCTGGCGGTGCTGGTGCTGGTCATGAAATTTGAGCCGCAGCTGCTAACCGCACCCTGGACCTTTGGGGACGGGATATTGACGGGGAGGCCGGGGTCGGGACCCTTAAATATCTTAGCGCAGAAGATATACGGGCTCTTAACGGACTATGTTCTCATATCCATCCCGCTATTCATTTTCATGGCGGCGCTGCTGGAACGCTCCGGCATTGCCAAGGACATGTATTCTTCGCTCAACATCTGGCTGAACCGCACGCGGGGCGGCATCGCGGTGGTGACCTCGATCATGGCTGTGATCATGGCGGCGATGTCGGGCATCATTGGCGGCGAGGTCGTGCTGCTGGGCCTCATCGCGCTGCCGCAGATGTTGCGGCTTGGGTATAATCAGAACCTTGCCATCGGGACGATTTGTGCATCCGGCTCGCTGGGTACTATGATCCCGCCCTCGATCGTTTTGATCATCTACGGGCTGATCACTGAGACCTCGATCAAGGCGCTGTTTACCGCGTCGTTCTTGCCGGGCTTCATGCTGGCGTCGTTCTTCATCATCTACATTCTGGTGCGCACCCGATTGCGCCCTGAAGACGCGCCATTGCCGGAGCCTGTACCGGGCGAGCCGGAAGGTTTGGAGAAATGGCTGCTGTTTCTTGGCTTCCTGTGCGTGGTCGTTGTGGGCGCATGGAGCTTCTTCACCGCCCGGGTTTTGTTCTTTGAATTCTCCGGACAGAACGCGTCCAACACAGGCGACGCAATCCGGTTTGGCACGATGAACTACCTGCCTTGGTTCCTTGGCACCATCGCTGCTGCGCTAGCGTTGATCTTCTTCGTGGTGGGCGTTGAACGCACCAAAAAGGGCTGGAGCATGGGCAAAGGCCTTGTGCCGCCGATCATCATTATCGGCGTGGTGCTGGGTTCGATCTACATGGGCATCACTGGTATCACGGAAGCAGCTGGCATGGGCGCATTCGCAGTGCTGGTCATGGCCGCCTTGCGGGGCGAGGCGTCTTGGGATCTTCTTTGGGACTCCCTGATGCGGACGCTGAAATCCACCGGTACGATCATCTGGGTGACCATCGGGGCTGCGGCGCTTGCGGGCGCTTACACCATCGCGGGCGGTCCTGTTTTCGTGGCCGATCTGGTTGTTGGTCTGGATGTGCCGACCATGGGTATCATCCTCGTGATGATGGTGATCTTGCTCTTTATGGGTGCGTTCATGGACTGGGTCGGCATCGTGCTGCTGATCATTCCGGTATTCCTACCCATCGTGCTGCGCCTGCCTATCGACGAGATCGGATTCTTCGGCCAGCTGGAGCCGAAGCATGTCGCGATTTGGTTTGGGGTGGTGTTCTGTATGAACATGCAAGTGTCATTCCTCAGCCCGCCCTTTGGGCCTGCGGCCTTCTACCTGAAATCTGTGGCCCCGCCGCATATCTCGCTGACTGATATCTTCAAAGGCTTCCTGCCTTTCATCGGCATCCAGATTTGCGCGCTGTCGGTTCTGTTGATCTGGCCGCCCATCGTGGCGCTGCTGCTGCCGTAG
- a CDS encoding Gfo/Idh/MocA family oxidoreductase: MRLLIAGIGLIGARHLRHALEMPGVEVVGCIDPALTQPDVPHFAAIEDVDVSADAIVIATPSHLHARHAEAAAVRGWHMLIEKPVAHSVEAAERISRAARAAGVQTLVGHHRRHHAGVAQLKAMIEGGAIGAPILASMIWAMKKPDSYFEDNWRSGADGSPVLINLVHEVDLLRHLFGEVVSVTGVGSNAQRGAARVESGAVSLMFESGLAASIAFADSALSPWGFEAGTGENPNIGTTGEDYLRISGSRGSIGFPSLTVWGGAEDWSQPAVPEACTGENNVPLVAQLEHFAEVVAGHATPLVSAADATESLRVTLAIEEAVAPRREVAA, from the coding sequence GTGAGACTGCTGATCGCGGGTATCGGACTGATTGGCGCGCGGCATTTGCGGCATGCTTTGGAGATGCCCGGGGTCGAGGTCGTGGGGTGCATTGACCCCGCCTTGACGCAGCCGGATGTGCCGCATTTCGCGGCGATTGAGGATGTGGACGTGTCGGCGGACGCGATTGTGATCGCCACCCCATCACACCTGCATGCCCGCCACGCAGAGGCTGCGGCTGTGCGCGGCTGGCATATGCTGATCGAGAAACCGGTGGCGCATAGCGTGGAGGCGGCAGAACGTATTTCGCGCGCGGCGCGGGCGGCGGGCGTGCAGACGCTGGTAGGCCATCACCGGCGGCACCATGCGGGGGTGGCGCAGCTGAAGGCTATGATTGAAGGCGGGGCGATTGGCGCACCGATTCTTGCCTCGATGATTTGGGCGATGAAGAAGCCGGACAGTTATTTCGAGGACAACTGGCGGTCTGGGGCGGATGGCTCGCCGGTGCTGATCAATCTGGTCCATGAGGTCGATTTGCTGCGGCATTTATTCGGTGAGGTGGTCTCGGTCACCGGTGTCGGCTCAAACGCACAACGCGGGGCCGCGCGGGTGGAAAGCGGGGCGGTGAGTTTGATGTTTGAGAGCGGGTTGGCCGCATCGATTGCATTTGCTGACAGTGCGTTGAGCCCTTGGGGGTTTGAGGCCGGGACCGGGGAGAACCCAAATATCGGGACGACAGGCGAGGATTACCTGCGCATCAGTGGGAGCCGTGGGTCGATCGGGTTTCCGTCACTAACTGTGTGGGGTGGGGCGGAGGATTGGTCGCAGCCTGCGGTGCCTGAGGCTTGCACGGGCGAGAATAACGTGCCGCTCGTGGCGCAGCTAGAACATTTTGCGGAGGTCGTGGCTGGTCACGCCACACCTTTGGTCAGCGCGGCGGATGCGACGGAAAGCCTGCGGGTGACGTTGGCGATTGAGGAGGCGGTTGCGCCACGTCGTGAGGTGGCGGCGTGA
- a CDS encoding SDR family oxidoreductase — MDRLSSKRALVTAAGQGIGRASALAMAEEGATVFATDINEDALAELEHPNIETFVLNVRDDASVKEGIERATPDVLFNCAGFVHSGSILDTTDEDWDMAFDLNVRSMFRTMQAALPGMRERGTGSIINMSSALSSIIGAPNRFVYGTTKAAVIGMTKSVAIEFIKEGIRCNCICPGTVESPSWHGRVRALGEQLGSYEAAMEQFVSRQPMGRVATAEEIAALVVYLASDESAFTTGQPHIIDGGWSG, encoded by the coding sequence ATGGACAGACTGAGTAGTAAGCGCGCGCTGGTCACCGCCGCCGGTCAAGGCATTGGTCGCGCGAGCGCCCTAGCCATGGCCGAGGAGGGCGCGACCGTCTTTGCCACCGACATCAATGAAGATGCTCTGGCCGAATTGGAACATCCCAACATTGAGACCTTCGTGCTGAACGTGCGCGACGATGCGTCCGTCAAGGAGGGCATCGAGCGGGCGACGCCGGATGTGTTGTTCAACTGCGCAGGCTTCGTGCATAGCGGCTCGATCCTGGACACGACTGACGAAGACTGGGACATGGCGTTTGACCTGAATGTGCGGTCGATGTTTCGCACCATGCAGGCGGCCCTGCCCGGGATGCGCGAACGCGGCACCGGGTCGATCATCAACATGTCTTCCGCGCTGTCCTCCATCATCGGCGCGCCAAACCGGTTTGTGTATGGCACCACCAAGGCCGCCGTCATTGGCATGACCAAATCTGTTGCCATCGAGTTCATCAAGGAAGGCATTCGGTGCAATTGCATCTGCCCTGGCACAGTAGAAAGCCCCAGCTGGCATGGCCGTGTCAGAGCCTTGGGCGAACAGCTCGGCAGCTACGAGGCAGCGATGGAGCAATTTGTCTCGCGCCAGCCCATGGGACGTGTGGCCACTGCAGAGGAGATCGCGGCATTGGTTGTGTATCTGGCCAGTGACGAGAGCGCATTCACCACAGGGCAGCCGCACATAATTGACGGCGGATGGTCTGGCTGA